The Planctomicrobium piriforme genome includes the window GCCGCGCGGCGAGCAGAATCCAGGCGATCTGCACGGCCATGTCGGAGGTTTTCGAATGCCCGCGAGGGCGTTCGATATAGGCTCGTCGCAGACATTCCTGATCAGGACGAGTCGTGCGGCCCGCCAGTTCGAGCCAGGCCGTATCGAGCGCCGCCAGATCCTGCCGCTGCCAGGGCTGCAGTACATCTCTCAGCCGTTGTCGGGCATCACCCGGCAGCCAGAGCTGGCGGCGAAACAACTCAGGACTTCGTCTCGCATCGCGATTGAGAATCTCCCGGTGCAGGCTGAGGCAATAATTCTGCCGCCAGCTTCTGGAATTGGGCAAGGAGTTCATCATCCGTGAGTTCCTCAGGCGTCAGCGCGTCGGCGTCGGCAGTTTCAAACCAGTCCGGCGGGGGTCGGTTTTTCAAATAGAACGTCTGGGCTGAAACGTTCCCTTTCATCGCCGCGCAGTACAGCGCGGCGGCGACATTCTGGCTCAGCAGTTCGCGAACGCGGTCGACCAGATTGCGGAAGCGTTCATCCGTCTCCATCACCGCGGCGATTGCCGCCAGCGAGATGCCGACTTTCTTGCAGGCCTCGGCAGGCGGCAGTCCGCACGCCAAGAATTGCAGATACTCTTCCTGCTGAGCCGCTGTCAGTTGTAAGCCTGTCGCGTCGTCCGCCAGCAGCTTCGCAACCTTATGCTTTGAGAGCAGAGCGTCACCCGTCTTACCTTCCACCTGACGCGGGTCCATGTCTTGCGGCGTGCGCCCGGTTGTCGAAGATGTAGTAGACCGGGTTCGCGAAGCGGCTTTTGTCGTACGTTTCGCGGGTGAGGAGGGCTGCTTTTTGGCCATGTTTCTGACGACGGTAGAGCAGGGAATGGGATGCTCGCGAGCGTTCGACCGTGCGTGAGACGCCGACGCGGCGGAAGCCGGCCCGTTCGAAGACGGGGTTAACGTGTCCCATCTGGGTGAGGGTTTCGATCCAGGGATACCCGGTGAGTTCGCAGCAGCGGCGGATGAATCGATACCCGATGCCGGCCCCACGATAGGTGGGATGGAGCACCACCCGCGACAGTGTTAGCAACTGACGGTTCAATGTGCGCAGTAATGTGCGATCCCATTTTCCGCCACGGCCAAAGTAACGGTTCCGCTGCGCTAGCGATTTGGGCGGGGCAATGAACAGGCAAATGCCAACCGGTTCATCTCCCTGCCAGAGGAGAAACAGCTGCCGAATCAGCCCGATGCGGTGGCTGCGATAATGCCACCGAGCGAAGTACGTCCAGTCGGACTTGGTCGCGGAGGAGATCCAGAACTCGTCGGCGAGCCGCAGCGTTTTTTTTTGAGATCACCGTCAGAGGTCGTCACTTCGATCTCGCCATCCAGCCGACAGCGGATATGAACATCAGCAGCGAGGTCATCCACGATATCTTCGTGTGTCGTCACCAGCAGAAAGCCGATTCCAGTCCGGTTGGCGAGCCGGGAGAGATTCGACGCAATCACTCTGGCGAGTCGGCGATCAAGCGTCGCGGTGAATTCATCCGCCACAATCCAGTCGGCCTGTTGCGACACAGCGAGTGCCAGCAGAAAACGGTAACGCTGTCCATCTGAAAGCTCTGAGGGAGTTCGCAACATTAGCTGCGCTTCACCCAGTCCGCACGCGGCGAGCAAGGCCAGACCGTCGGCCACCGCCCCCGGCAACAGGTCGACCAGGCAACGGTCGTCCAGCGTCAAATCGGCAAGCGAAATAACGCGAGCACCCGCTGCCTTCAACTGCTCCGCCGCTGACCTCAACAAAGAAGACTTGCCAGACCCGCTTTCACCGGTGAACAACACGACGCTGCCAGGCTGCACGCTGAACTGCAAATCACGGGCGATGATATGTTCCCCCTGTTCGAAATCGATGCCGAACTGATCCATCACGACCGACGCACGCGTTGAGTTCACTCTCGGGCGGAAGTGATGAGAGACGGACAAGCTGAGAGTTTGGGCGGGCGATGGCATGAATGGGAGGGGGCTCGACGGGGGGGAATTTGTCATTTGTCATTTGTCATTTGTCATTTGTCATTTGTCATTGGCTATTGGCTATTGGCTATTGGCTGACTGCTGATAGCTGACCGCTACGATGCAGCCTGATTGCGGATGTGGAGGCGGAGGTCGGGGTAGCGCGTCAAGAGGGAATCGAGTTCTTGCTGTACCTCGGGCCAGACATCGGGGGGGACTTCGAGGGTCACCTGCAGGAGTCCGTTGGTCTCGTCTGCGTTCGCTGCATCCTCTTCCTCGTTCTGATCAACAGGAGCGAGCAGCAGGTCGTGCAGTTGTTGGGCATCGAAGCCTGTCAGCGTCGCGTCGAACTCCGGAAGTTCCTGCAGTTCTGCCACCAGATCAATCAGGCGGTCGGGATCCCAATCGCTGCCCACTTCTGAATTGTTCAACGTGATGTTGAGCGCCTGTTCCCGCTCCAGCGGCAGGTCGACCACCACGCAGTCCACCTCCGTCTCCCCGTGATGTTTGAGGATTGCCAGCCGCTGGTGACCTGAAACGACATGGCCGGTTCGCTCGTTCCAGACAATTGGCTGCACCAGTTGAAATTCCGCCAGCGACCGTTCCAGTTTCTTCCAGGCGGCATCGCCCGGCTTCAGGGAAATCCGCGGGTTATACGGCGCGGGATTCAGAGACGTGACGGGCAATGTTTTCAGCAGCATGCAGATGTCCGGTTGAGTCAGGAGGCAGTGAACATTTACGGCGTTTCAAGCTGTGAGCTTTCATCGGAGAACAGCAAGGATTCAGGTTGGTCAGACACGGTGACTGCCGGGTCGTTCCAGCTCAGTTCTTCATCCAGATCGAGAAACTCAGGCGAGGCCTGAAATTCGGCTCGCAGCTCCCCTTTGATCCGGGCCAGGCAACGCGTGACGTGGCCTTTGGGATGCCCGAACACGGCGCCGATCCGGTCGAGCGGCCAGCCTGCGTTTTCCC containing:
- a CDS encoding ATP-binding cassette domain-containing protein, with protein sequence MDQFGIDFEQGEHIIARDLQFSVQPGSVVLFTGESGSGKSSLLRSAAEQLKAAGARVISLADLTLDDRCLVDLLPGAVADGLALLAACGLGEAQLMLRTPSELSDGQRYRFLLALAVSQQADWIVADEFTATLDRRLARVIASNLSRLANRTGIGFLLVTTHEDIVDDLAADVHIRCRLDGEIEVTTSDGDLKKKRCGSPTSSGSPPRPSPTGRTSLGGIIAATASG
- a CDS encoding ParB N-terminal domain-containing protein, which codes for MLLKTLPVTSLNPAPYNPRISLKPGDAAWKKLERSLAEFQLVQPIVWNERTGHVVSGHQRLAILKHHGETEVDCVVVDLPLEREQALNITLNNSEVGSDWDPDRLIDLVAELQELPEFDATLTGFDAQQLHDLLLAPVDQNEEEDAANADETNGLLQVTLEVPPDVWPEVQQELDSLLTRYPDLRLHIRNQAAS